From a single Brassica oleracea var. oleracea cultivar TO1000 chromosome C5, BOL, whole genome shotgun sequence genomic region:
- the LOC106343480 gene encoding uncharacterized protein LOC106343480, whose amino-acid sequence MMSVERSFEAWEEVQRQGLDLADRLAQGFTGLIQINPPSFPWPHHHQKSKPFDLEFPIQHFDAIRDYSFGIINQPINGVAAVLDVGSKIGQAGVDFGSGLNLMVQQFFRRLPVPFMQDDIKLSGKSIRSHRAYVDTKDDLGLAAERLKDSGFSKKDDSVTMSEEEVADSYLRTGGFLGRSKGKIDMSSSYDSRTNGMEHSLAARGDIWRLEASSSSSTASDGTSSLFLLQLGPILFLRDSTLLLPLHLSKQHLLWYGYDRKKGMHSLCPAVWSKHRRWLMMSMLCLNPLSCSFMDLQFPNGQLTYVSGEGLTVSTFVPFCGGLLQAQGQYPGDMRFSYSCKNKHGTRITPMVHLPDKSFALEVSQGLAWRRSGLLMKPTLQLSVCPTFGGSNPGMKAEVIHSLRDDLNLIYGYALTAHPSAFASVSFGRSKWNGNNGRTGIVVRADTPLAASIGQPSFSVQLNNSFEF is encoded by the exons ATGATGTCGGTGGAGAGATCTTTCGAAGCTTGGGAAGAGGTTCAACGACAAGGGCTAGATTTAGCGGATCGGCTCGCTCAGGGCTTCACGGGTTTGATTCAGATTAACCCACCTTCCTTCCCATGGCCTCATCATCATCAAAAGTCGAAACCTTTCGATCTCGAGTTCCCGATTCAACATTTCGACGCTATTAGAGATTATAGCTTCGGTATTATTAACCAACCCATCAACGGCGTTGCGGCGGTTCTCGATGTTGGGAGTAAGATAGGTCAAGCTGGTGTTGATTTCGGTTCTGGATTGAACCTCATGGTCCAGCAGTTCTTCAGGAGGTTGCCTGTTCCGTTTATGCAAGACGATATCAAGCTTAGTGGTAAGAGTATAAGGAGCCATAGGGCTTATGTGGATACAAAAGATGATTTGGGATTAGCTGCAGAACGGTTGAAAGACTCAGGTTTTTCTAAGAAAGATGATTCTGTTACTATGTCTGAGGAGGAAGTTGCAGATTCTTACTTGAGAACAGGTGGTTTCCTTGGAAGATCAAAG GGAAAGATTGATATGTCATCAAGTTATGATAGTAGAACAAACGGTATGGAACATTCATTGGCAGCCAGGGGAGACATATGGAGACTTGAAGCCTCGAGTTCGAGTTCTACTGCAAGTGATGGAACTTCGTCTCTCTTTCTTCTCCAGCTTGGACCGATTCTTTTCCTACGCGATTCGACTCTTCTTTTACCGTTACACTTATCAAAACAACACTTGCTCTGGTATGGATATGACAGGAAG AAAGGTATGCATTCACTTTGCCCAGCGGTATGGTCAAAGCATAGAAGATGGCTTATGATGTCAATGCTATGTCTCAACCCTTTATCTTGC TCTTTTATGGATTTGCAGTTCCCAAACGGGCAACTGACTTATGTATCCGGCGAGGGGTTGACAGTGAGTACCTTTGTGCCTTTCTGTGGAGGTCTTCTTCAAGCACAGGGTCAGTATCCAGGCGATATGAGGTTTAGTTACTCTTGTAAG AACAAACATGGAACTAGAATCACACCAATGGTGCATTTGCCTGACAAATCATTCGCGTTGGAAGTTTCTCAAGGCTTGGCATGGCGTAGATCCGGACTACTAATGAAGCCTACACTTCAACTCAG TGTATGTCCCACGTTTGGTGGAAGCAACCCTGGGATGAAAGCGGAAGTGATACACTCGCTGAGGGATGACTTGAACTTGATATATGGCTACGCACTCACCGCACATCCTTCGGCATTTGCCTCTGTATCT TTTGGTCGGTCGAAATGGAATGGCAACAACGGACGCACAGGGATAGTTGTTAGAGCTGATACTCCTCTTGCAGCAAGTATTGGCCAGCCTTCTTTCTCTGTCCAGCTTAATAACTCTTTTGAGTTCTGA